The Desulfurococcaceae archaeon DNA window CTTGATGACGGTAGCGTAAGGCTCGCCACGAGAAACCTCGTACCCGGACATAGAGTATACGGCGAGAAGCTGTTCAAATACAACAACGTTGAGTACCGTGAATGGAACGCCTTTAGGAGTAAGCTGGCTGCGGCCCTCATGAACGGGCTGGCTGAGCAGCCTATCTCGGAAGGAGACTCTATACTCTATCTCGGAGTAGCATCCGGTACAACGGCTAGTCACATATCAGACATTGTTGGACCCAGCGGTAGGATCTATGGAGTAGATGTCGCGCCTAGGGTAATGAGGGAGTTCATAATGGTAGCAGATGTAAGGAAAAACCTGTTTCCAATATTAGGTGATGCCAGGAAACCGCAGGAATACCGGCACGTAGTCGAGACGGTTGAGGGAATTTACGCCGACATCGCACAACCAGAACAAGCAGCGATAGTGACCGCTAACGCCGACATGTTCTTGAAAGATGGTGGTTACCTACTACTCGCAATTAAAGCTAGGAGCATCGACGTGACCAAG harbors:
- a CDS encoding fibrillarin-like rRNA/tRNA 2'-O-methyltransferase gives rise to the protein MSSVTSIKHHDKYFAVYVVELDDGSVRLATRNLVPGHRVYGEKLFKYNNVEYREWNAFRSKLAAALMNGLAEQPISEGDSILYLGVASGTTASHISDIVGPSGRIYGVDVAPRVMREFIMVADVRKNLFPILGDARKPQEYRHVVETVEGIYADIAQPEQAAIVTANADMFLKDGGYLLLAIKARSIDVTKEPSEIYRKEINTLKERGFEIVDVVHLEPYDKDHAMIYARFHRGK